One Aegilops tauschii subsp. strangulata cultivar AL8/78 chromosome 7, Aet v6.0, whole genome shotgun sequence genomic window carries:
- the LOC141026749 gene encoding probable serine/threonine-protein kinase PBL21: protein MAVSRRLRRSSCLAATLPIVLNAQSIVNHLTETNQRSMWASRRIVEDEQLYIIHVQGNAGIGLPVTLVVKKLQSVDGIVDAEEGEPPLSWPQRKAIAIGVAQGLCHLHHGCNRPIVHHNITSNNILLDQELNAKIASFGAAQMNMAGLNQPLPIAGFVFGSFGYTAPGYLISFRYVTSDVLEVKGKVPCEVSS from the exons ATGGCCGTTTCGCGCCGGCTCCGGCGCAGCAGCTGTCTTGCTGCAACGCTGCCTATTGTGCTCAATGCGCAAAGCATAGTGAACCACCTTACTGAAACTAATCAGAGAAGCATGTGGGCTAGCAGAAGGATAGTGGAGGACGAACAACTGTACATAATCCATGTTCAGGGCAATGCTGGCATCGGTCTCCCAGTTACGCTGGTCGTCAAGAAGCTCCAGAGTGTGGATGGAATAGTGGACG CGGAGGAGGGCGAACCACCGCTCAGCTGGCCGCAGAGGAAGGCCATCGCCATTGGCGTGGCCCAAGGGCTCTGCCACTTACACCATGGATGCAATAGACCGATTGTCCACCACAACATCACCTCTAATAACATCTTGCTTGATCAGGAGTTGAATGCCAAGATCGCCAGTTTTGGTGCTGCACAGATGAACATGGCCGGGCTCAACCAACCATTGCCTATCGCGGGGTTTGTATTTGGTAGCTTTGGATATACAGCTCCAG GGTATCTTATTTCTTTCAGATACGTCACCAGTGATGTTCTCGAAGTGAAGGGCAAAGTGCCATGTGAGGTCAGCTCCTGA
- the LOC141026750 gene encoding probable indole-3-pyruvate monooxygenase YUCCA11 has product MGPMILKSETGRSAVIDVGTVGLIKKGIIKIQGSISKIMSYIVEFWCSKKISFDAIVFATGYKSTTNIWLKNGENMLNGNGLPIKEYPNHWKGENGVYCAGLGRRGLAGIAADAKNIANDIKSMIGVMSS; this is encoded by the exons ATGGGTCCAATGATCCTCAAGTCAGAAACCGGCCGATCCGCTGTTATTGATGTTGGCACTGTTGGGTTAATCAAAAAAGGTATCATCAAA ATACAAGGGAGCATTAGTAAGATCATGAGCTATATAGTTGAATTTTGGTGCAGTAAAAAAATATCATTTGACGCGATTGTGTTTGCAACTGGATACAAAAGCACAACAAATATATGGCTCAAG AATGGTGAGAACATGTTAAATGGCAATGGACTGCCCATCAAAGAATATCCGAATCATTGGAAAGGTGAAAATGGGGTCTACTGTGCTGGGTTAGGAAGGAGAGGATTGGCTGGTATTGCAGCAGATGCCAAGAATATCGCCAATGACATCAAATCAATGATAGGCGTTATGTCCAGCTAA
- the LOC141026748 gene encoding probable indole-3-pyruvate monooxygenase YUCCA11: MAHDMAKSTIVRFTAKFLVVASGENSAENIPMIPGLQSFPGDVVHSSSYKSGKSYSGMNVLVIGSGNPGMEFAYDLAAYGANTSVIIRSPIHVMTKELIRLGMTLARRLPLNLVDKLLVMAVNLIFGNLSRYGIRRPKMDPMILKSKTGRSAVIDVGTVGLIKKGIIKVQGSISKIMGDIVEFQCSKKISFDNGESMLNGNGLPIKEYPNHWKGENGLYCAGLGRRGLAGIAVDAKNIANGIKSVIGAMSS; encoded by the exons ATGGCACATGACATGGCAAAGAGCACAATAGTCAGGTTCACAGCAAAGTTTCTTGTTGTGGCAAGTGGTGAGAATAGTGCAGAGAATATTCCAATGATCCCCGGACTGCAAAGTTTTCCGGGTGATGTCGTCCACTCCTCAAGCTACAAGTCAGGCAAGAGCTACTCTGGCATGAATGTATTGGTCATTGGATCTGGCAACCCTGGAATGGAATTTGCTTATGACCTTGCGGCCTATGGTGCCAATACTTCAGTCATTATACGAAGCCCG ATTCATGTAATGACAAAGGAACTAATCCGGTTGGGGATGACACTTGCTCGCCGCCTTCCACTGAATCTAGTGGATAAGCTCCTTGTGATGGCGGTGAATTTAATATTTGGAAACCTATCGAGGTATGGCATCAGAAGGCCAAAAATGGATCCAATGATCCTCAAGTCAAAAACCGGCCGATCCGCTGTTATTGATGTTGGCACTGTTGGGTTAATCAAAAAAGGTATCATCAAA GTACAGGGGAGCATTAGTAAGATCATGGGCGATATAGTTGAATTTCAATGCAGTAAAAAGATATCATTTGAC AATGGCGAGAGCATGTTAAATGGCAATGGACTGCCCATCAAAGAATATCCGAATCATTGGAAAGGCGAAAATGGGCTCTACTGTGCTGGGTTAGGAAGGAGAGGATTGGCTGGTATTGCAGTAGATGCCAAGAATATCGCCAATGGCATCAAATCAGTGATAGGCGCTATGTCCAGCTAA